Genomic window (Romeriopsis navalis LEGE 11480):
CACCCAGAAATCACACCCCCCAACCCGCATCTACTCAAACCCCACCATCACCCCATACACCGCCCAAATCGCCATCGCCCGCAGATAGTGACAAGCCCGGAATAATCACATGCCCCAACCCGCATCTACTCAAACCCCACCATCACCCCATACACCGCCCAAATCGCCATCGCCCGCAGATAGTGACAAGCCCGGAATGTTGCATTCGCCGTAATCGCCTCCGGCGTCCGAAACTGCAAGCCATTTTCGTAAATCTGCTCCACCACCGCCTGCGTAATCTGCATCGCCTCCGTTTGCATCCCCGCGTCATACATAAACGCCGCAATTCCGAAATTAATCCCCGTCCACACCTCCAACGGATGAGTCGAATTCGGATTCTCCGGCGCACCATTTGGCTTCACACCATTCGCCACCCCGATCGGCAACTTCGACTTGCCTAAAACCCGATCGCCCTCCGAAATCCGTCCATCACTGGCACTAATGCCACCTTGCTCCAGGTATTCGGTGAATTTGACAAAGCAGGCATCGTATACCGTGCCAAGTGCTGTCTGCATCGCCGCTTCCGGCACCACATCCGGCAGCTTCAGTAATCGCGCATAGAACTGACCACAGAGCTGGTCCGCCATCACCACATCCGAACCCGACTCACTATCAATTTTGTAATAGCTACCGTTCCACAACGTTTCGTGGAATACCGATCGCGATTGCCCCAACCATTCCTGGAACGTCGCAATTTCATCATCAGCATTACCGAGTACATTACCAATAGCGATCGCCGCTTCCAACGCCGCAATCCACAAACCACCACAGTAAGCACTCATCCCCTTCAGCCGCCAGTCATCAAAGGTTTGATCCGGTGCGCCACTATTTTCGGGAATGCCATCCCCATCAAGATCGAACGTCTTGAGATAATGCAGCGTTTCCACCACCGCTGGCCAACATTCCGTCAAAAATTCCGTGTCATCCGCGCCCGTCAGCAAATAGTTGCGATACACCTGCAACACGAAATCCGAACCCAAATCCTTCCACAGGTTGCAATCCTGGTAGCTGGTGTAATTCGTAATTTCCCAAACGTGTTGATTCGGCGCACCTAAGTCGTGGGGTGTGGCACCCTTGAGTTTCTGGGGCACCGGGTCACGGTCTTCACCGATTGTATAGTAGTAGCCAATCTTCCGCAGCTTGTCATCCTGCTTGGGAATCGCCCGCGCAAAGGCATTAATCACTGCTTTTTCAAGCTTCGGCCACAGCATCAGCAAGCCAAAGGAGCCATATAGTCGCACATCCAGACTTTCATACCAGCGATAATCAACGCATTCCAGTACGGCATATTGGCCCACGGGATCAAGCTCACTCGCCGCACTCCAAAGCGCTCCACCTTGAGTCAAATCATAGAGTTCATTAAACAACCCCATCTTGAACCAATCAGGTAAATCCTCGCGCTCCAGAATCGGCGCTTGCCATGCTTCGATCTTTTCGCGCCATAGCGTATGCTGCTTCAGCGCCGTGCGAATCATCGACCAGGAATTGCGACCGGTGCGCCCAAAGAAATCCGTATAGCGCTTCAGATACGTCACACC
Coding sequences:
- a CDS encoding GH116 family glycosyl hydrolase, with translation IGRSHQGQFNLWHVDGGEHTFQNFAGCQFSVFEQTDQGTQAYALATQGPEDGSLDSWQWYPGGGDYEALYPRSWYRYQETFKAELTCEQFSPIIAQNYQETSYPIAVFLWTAHNPTDEPITLSIMLSWENMAGWFMNSAKTPDVKLRDDGSPYYDYVPRIGQSQGNANILVGDENRICITMGQAGRDANNPADVPEEGDGEWAIGSIYNPLNEVTYHTRWNPAGDGADLWNSFAAEGTLSNLDDETPATEVERIGGAIAIKFTIRPGRSRQIPFILAWDFPVMEFSQGVTYLKRYTDFFGRTGRNSWSMIRTALKQHTLWREKIEAWQAPILEREDLPDWFKMGLFNELYDLTQGGALWSAASELDPVGQYAVLECVDYRWYESLDVRLYGSFGLLMLWPKLEKAVINAFARAIPKQDDKLRKIGYYYTIGEDRDPVPQKLKGATPHDLGAPNQHVWEITNYTSYQDCNLWKDLGSDFVLQVYRNYLLTGADDTEFLTECWPAVVETLHYLKTFDLDGDGIPENSGAPDQTFDDWRLKGMSAYCGGLWIAALEAAIAIGNVLGNADDEIATFQEWLGQSRSVFHETLWNGSYYKIDSESGSDVVMADQLCGQFYARLLKLPDVVPEAAMQTALGTVYDACFVKFTEYLEQGGISASDGRISEGDRVLGKSKLPIGVANGVKPNGAPENPNSTHPLEVWTGINFGIAAFMYDAGMQTEAMQITQAVVEQIYENGLQFRTPEAITANATFRACHYLRAMAIWAVYGVMVGFE